The Exiguobacterium mexicanum genome includes a window with the following:
- a CDS encoding RNA-guided endonuclease TnpB family protein, whose product MLKGYKYRLHPTAAQAEFLIRTIGCARFIYNKLLEDRITIHEEAKAGGGPRRKSPTPASYKPLFPFLCEADSLALANAKLHLDAAFVKFFAGTAGFPVFKSRRKARASYTTNNQHGTIRIEAGKVRLPKVGFIRFTQHRSFDGEIRSATVSMTRTGRFFVSLLVEQDDEPWVPAEHKVGIDLGLGHFAVMTNDDLVTEKIANPRNLRQAEARLKQAQRALARKKPGSKNREKARLLLAKRHEQVKNRRHDFLHKLSRRIVDENQVVVVETLKPREMMKDRRLAKSIGDAGWGEFVRQLEYKCKFYGRTLIKADPWFASTQLCSNCGENDGRKGLDIREWTCGACGAHHDRDVNASLNLLRLADRNTSGQGLPDELGP is encoded by the coding sequence ATGCTGAAGGGCTACAAATACCGGCTCCACCCGACGGCGGCACAGGCCGAGTTCCTGATCCGGACGATCGGCTGCGCCCGGTTCATCTACAACAAGCTGCTCGAGGACCGTATCACCATTCACGAGGAGGCGAAGGCGGGCGGTGGGCCGAGACGGAAATCGCCGACACCCGCCTCCTACAAGCCACTGTTCCCGTTCCTTTGTGAGGCGGACAGCCTCGCGCTCGCGAACGCGAAGCTGCACCTCGACGCGGCGTTCGTAAAATTCTTCGCAGGGACGGCCGGCTTCCCGGTGTTCAAGTCGAGACGGAAGGCGCGCGCCTCCTACACGACGAACAACCAGCACGGCACGATCCGCATCGAGGCGGGAAAAGTCCGTCTGCCGAAGGTCGGGTTCATCCGGTTCACACAGCACCGCAGTTTCGACGGGGAGATCCGGTCTGCGACCGTGTCGATGACACGGACGGGCAGGTTCTTCGTGTCGCTCCTCGTCGAACAGGACGACGAGCCGTGGGTCCCCGCCGAGCACAAGGTCGGGATCGACCTCGGCCTCGGGCACTTCGCCGTCATGACGAACGACGATCTCGTCACGGAGAAGATTGCGAACCCGCGCAACCTGCGACAGGCCGAGGCGCGGCTCAAACAAGCGCAGCGCGCCCTCGCCCGCAAGAAGCCCGGCAGCAAGAACCGTGAGAAAGCGCGGCTCCTCCTCGCGAAGAGACACGAACAGGTCAAAAACCGACGGCACGACTTCCTCCATAAGCTGTCGCGACGCATCGTCGATGAGAACCAAGTCGTCGTGGTCGAGACGCTGAAGCCCAGAGAGATGATGAAAGACCGCCGCCTGGCGAAATCGATCGGGGACGCCGGATGGGGCGAGTTCGTCCGACAACTCGAATATAAATGTAAGTTCTACGGGCGGACGCTGATCAAGGCCGACCCGTGGTTCGCCTCGACCCAACTCTGTTCGAACTGTGGCGAGAACGACGGCAGGAAGGGCCTAGACATCCGGGAGTGGACATGCGGCGCATGCGGCGCACACCACGACCGCGACGTCAACGCGAGCCTCAACCTGTTGCGCCTCGCCGACCGGAACACCTCAGGGCAGGGACTGCCCGACGAGCTTGGTCCATAA